Genomic DNA from Marnyiella aurantia:
GAGGTGGACATGTCTGAAATCTTCAGAATCAGAAAGCAGTACAAAGATGAATTCAGCCAGAAGCACGGTGTTGGTTTAGGCTTTATGTCTTTCTTTACCAAAGCAGTTACCCGTGCACTTCAGATGTATCCGGATGTTAATGCATCAATTGACGGTGATTTCAAGACAAATTATGAATTCTGCGATATCTCGATTGCTGTTTCAGGTCCAAAAGGACTTATGGTTCCCGTATTGAGGAATGCTGAAAATATGACTTTCAGAGGTGTTGAGGCCAATATTAAATCTTTAGCTGATAAGGTTAGAGAAGGAGGCATCAGTGTAGACGAAATGACCGGCGGTACCTTCACAATTACCAATGGCGGTGTATTCGGTTCCATGCTTTCCACACCTATTATTAACCCACCACAGTCTGCAATCCTGGGAATGCACAACATTATCCAGCGTCCTGTAGCTGTAGACGGGCAGGTGGTTATCCGTCCGATGATGTATCTTGCCATGTCTTACGACCACAGAATCATTGACGGCAGAGAATCAGTAGGTTTCCTTGTTGCAGTGAAAGAAGGTATTGACAATCCTGTAGAACACCTTATGAACGGAGACGAAAGAAAGGCTCTTGAACTTTAGGGTATCAGTGAAAACCATTAAATATTAAATCCCGCCAGATAAAGGCGGGATTTTTGTAATATATGTTGAAAGTAATAATTATGTATTCAAAAATTACTTCTGAAATTAAGGTAACCGTATTACCTGAATATGATGCGAAAAACAGTTTCCCCTCGGATAACCGTTTTGTTTTCCGCTACAATATTACCATTGAAAATTTGAGTACCCATCCGGTACAAATCCTGAAAAGACAATGGCTTATTTATGATGTCGGATTTGGCTTTACCGAGGTTAACGGTGATGGCGTCATAGGCCTGACGCCGGAGATTGCGATAGGTGAGGAGTTCAAATATTTCTCTAATGTGATGATTCGGTCAGGTGTTGGGAATATGACCGGCAAGTATTACTGTATAAATACTGAAACCGGCGAGCCCATTGAAATTGAAATCCCCAAATTTAACCTGATGGCGCAGGTCCTGAGTAATTAGGATTCGTAAATTTTACAGAATTTTTATACTTTTCTTCATTACCTCATGAATTTCGTCGTTTCGCGTGACCATCAGATTGTTAAAGGCCAGCAGTGACAGTTTCGCACATACCTCCGCATCATCTCCGGCACGGTGGTGGTTGAATGAAAGTTGGTGCTGTTCCGCCAGACTTTTCAAACCGTATTTCGGCAGGTTTTTCCATGATTTCTTGGCCAGCGATATGCTGCACAGGTAGTTCAGTTTTGGCTTGAAGAATCCATAGTAATCGAGGCAGCTGCGTAATACACCGGCATCAAAAGACGCGTTGTGCGCAATCATAAGATTTCCGTACATCAGATTTTCTGCCTCATGCCAGATATCCTCAAAAGTAGGGGAGTCCTGTACATCCTCAGGCGTGATGCCGTGCACATCAATATTCCGCGGATGAAAATAGGGAAAACTGGGAGGCTTTATCAGCCAGGTCTGCGTTTTAATAATTTCGCCGTTTTCTACCACACTGATGCCCATTTCACAGGCAGAATTTCTTTCATGTGTAGCGGTTTCAAAATCTATCGCGCAAAAATCAATCATATAGTTAAAATGTATTCACTTACCGTTATGGCTTTTCCTGAAGTATAGTCTGGAGTTCCTGCTGATATAATTCAGATTTTGACAGGTCGTCATGATGTCCATCGCCTATTTCAATAAATTTCTTGGGAAGGTGAGGATGCGCAGATTCGAAAAGTTCAAATAGCTTTTTACCGGAACGCAGCGGCACTGTTCGGTCCTTTGTCCCGTGAAATTGATAAAGGGGCGAAGACACTTGCTTTATTATTCTGTTTGAAAGAAAATGATAAGTCATCTTCGGCGAAACCCTGTCCGTAACTTTACCGGGAAGCCATTGGTTCACCACATCCTGCAAATTGTAAAAGGCAGCTTCCAGAATCACAGCTTTGGGATTATTGTCGGCACCTGTTTTTACAGCGAAAGCTCCACCCAGGCTACGGCCGTAGACCACAGTCCTGTCTTCGCCATACATTTCTCTGGCATAATCATATACAAACTGTGCATCAGCATACAGGACCTTCTCACTGCGGGGACCGGTACTTTTGCCGTATCCGCGGTAATCCATTAACAAAACATCATATCCGTAGGAGGTTAACTCTTTGGCGATATTTCCCCAGCGGCTCAGATTGTCTGCGTTGCCATGGTAGTAAACAATAATGCCGTGCGGCTGCTGCACCCGGAAATGAAGTGCGTTAATCAGGCCCTCATACGGGGTTTCCCAAAAGTGCTCGTCAAAAGGAACATCAAAATCAAATTGATATTCTTTTGCCAAAGGTGTAGGCAGAAAAACCACCTTTTCCTGGAAATACTGGAGCAATTTGGTCATACTGGATTTACGTTAGTCTCTCGTGATCAGGATTTTATCGACCCGCTGTCCGTCCTTATCTATGATCTCCAGTTCCAGGTCCTCAATACGGATTTTGTCGCCCACGTTGGCGGTGCCGCCGTTTTCGCTAAGGAACAGACCAACCATTGTAGTATAGTGGTCACGGTTGTCAAATTCATAGTCAAGGTCAAAGTATTTCAGGAACTCAACAATCGGAAACTGCCCGTCGGCCAGCCAGGAGTTTTGGTCTCTTTCAGTTATGCGGTAGTCAAAATAATCTTCAGTTACCGTATCGCCAACCAGCGCATCAAGAACATCATCCAACGTAACGATACCCACTGTATTTCCATACTCATCTATTACAATGCCGTAATGATTTTTCTGTTTCCTGAAAAGCTCCAGCACTTTATAGGCGTAATAGTTTTCATTAAGGTAAACCGGCTGCTTCAGGTATTTTTCCAGACTGAATGTTTCAGGATTGTCTATTGGGAAAAGGTCCTTCAGCAATACAATTCCGAGGATGTCATCAAGGTTATTTCCCCGGGTTACAGGATAGGCCGCATGTTTATCATTACGGATGGCGGCCATGATCTCTTCCAGACTGTCTTCGACGCTGAAAAAGGTCATCGCGGTTCTGTGAGTAAGGAGGGTGTTGATCTTTCGGTCGCCGAGTTCGAACACCCGCTCTACAATATTATGCTCTATCTGCTCTATTTCTCCTTCCTGCGCACTTTCTCTTACGATAGATTTAATTTCCTCTTCGGTGATGATACTGTCGGAATTACTCTTTATCCCTAAAAGCTTCAATATAAGATTGTTTGATGTGCTCAGCAGCCATACAAACGGCGAGGTAATCTTAGACAGAAGGTCCATTGGTTTGGCTACCATCGTAATTATGCGCTCCGGGAAAGTCATTGCAATCCGCTTAGGTAACAGTTCACCGAGAAGGATAGACAGGTAAGTAATGAAAACTACGATACCGGTTGTAGCGAGCGGCTTGGAATAAGCTTCCAGGGCTGGGATTTTTGCAAGAAAGTTCTGGAAATCCGTGGTCAGGTTCTCGCCCGAATAGACCCCGAGAAGAATTCCTATAAGCGTAATACCAATTTGCACGGTTGACAGAAACCTGGTCGGATTTTCGGATAGCTGCAGTGCTTTTTTTGCGCCACTGCTTCCTTTTTTACCGGCATTTTCGAGTTTAAACTTTCGTGAAGAGACCAATGACATCTCGGACATTGAAAATATGCCGTTAAGCAGAACAAGTAAGACTATGATGAGGAGCTCCATTCAGAAATTTTATTTTTGCAAATATAATTTATTGCATCCGCATTCAGCTTTTAATCTTTTCGGTGTGAGTAGGAAAGACTGGTTTTTTCTGCATCAATGAAGACCTTTCTTTCTTCAAAGATCTCTTCCATCACACGGTGGTATTCCTCAAACTGATGCACATCAATATGGCCGGCACGCAGGATTACATACAGACGCGTAAGTTGCGGATTGATTTCGGAAAGATCTACCGCAGTATTAATCGGTACCAACCTGTCATCACTGCCATGGATGATCTTTATAGGGCAGCGTACATTTTTAAGATAATGAAAGGTTGGAAGATTATACCGCAGAAAAGGTTTGGCCGGCATGAAAGGCAGATAGCGCTGTATGGTTCGCTGCAGAGAGTAAAGCGGCGAGGTGAGAATTAGAAGCCTCGGATTGTTTTTGGATGCCAAACGCGCTGCGAAACCACTTCCCAGAGATCGGCCGTAGACGATGATCTTGTCTTCCGTGAAAAGTTTTTTAGCAATATTGTAGATAAACTGAGAGTCCCGCTTCATCGCGTCTGAAGTTCTGCGGCCGGTACTTTTGCCAAAGCCGCGGTAATCCATCATAATTACTTCGTAGTTTAGTCGTGTAAAATCTATAGCAAATTTGCCCCAACCTTTTATGCTCTTGGTATTTCCTTTCAGATATAAAACCACCCCTTTAGGTTCATCCACATGAAAGTGCAGGTAACTGATTGTAGCTCCCGATTCAGGCGATACAGACATTTCTTCTGCGTTCAGATGTTCATAGGCAAATTTGAAGTCGGGTGGCAGTTTCTCAGGCTGAAAGAAAAATCTGTGCTGAAAGAGGTAGATGAATATACCGATGGCAAGGATAGCCACCGTAACTACAGTTAAAATAAAGTAAACATCCACATTCATAATCAATATAAATGTAGCTAAAATTTTCTTTTAGCGATGTCAGAAGGACTGAAGGTAGTTTGTGGCTTAATGTTTACCTGTAAAATGCTTAAATATCAACCATTTAGTCTGAAAGAACCTGCTGATCTGTTTTTCTCCCCGAAGTTTCAGTGTTCCGGGTATTTGAGCGTAAAAAGAAAAATGTGCCCTCAAAACTGCCAAGAAGTGAGAGGGCCCCTGATTAATCAGAAAATAGAAAGCTGCAAAACCGTCCAGGATCATTCGGGCCGGAATGATCCACAGTAACTGAGCCACAGGAAGGTTTTTAAGAAGCATGGTCAGGTTGTTACGCATGTTCAGAAATGTTTTCTGCGGACTTTGTTTATTCAGTGTGCCGCCACCAACATGGTATACCGTGGAATTTTCCGTATAAAAAATCTTATGGCCATTATTTTGCAACCTCCAGCAAAGGTCTATTTCTTCCTGATGCGCAAAGAACCTTTCGTCAAAACCATTTGCTGCCCAAAACACCTCAGACCTTACAAACAGGCAACATCCCGAAGCCCAGAATATTTGGGTTTCATCATTGTACTGTCCGTTGTCGGTTTCAATATTTTCAAACTTGCGCCCTCTGCAGTACGGGTAACCCAAATTGTCAATCATTCCGCCGGCAGCACCTGCATACTCAAAATAGCTACGCCTGTTATAGTCCAGGATCTTAGGCTGGATGGCAGCAATTTTCGCATCTCGGTTAAACAGATCCAAAACGGGTTGCAACCAGTTCTCAGTAACTTCTACATCAGAATTAAGCAGGCAGTAAA
This window encodes:
- the apaG gene encoding Co2+/Mg2+ efflux protein ApaG, whose product is MYSKITSEIKVTVLPEYDAKNSFPSDNRFVFRYNITIENLSTHPVQILKRQWLIYDVGFGFTEVNGDGVIGLTPEIAIGEEFKYFSNVMIRSGVGNMTGKYYCINTETGEPIEIEIPKFNLMAQVLSN
- a CDS encoding 3'-5' exonuclease; this translates as MIDFCAIDFETATHERNSACEMGISVVENGEIIKTQTWLIKPPSFPYFHPRNIDVHGITPEDVQDSPTFEDIWHEAENLMYGNLMIAHNASFDAGVLRSCLDYYGFFKPKLNYLCSISLAKKSWKNLPKYGLKSLAEQHQLSFNHHRAGDDAEVCAKLSLLAFNNLMVTRNDEIHEVMKKSIKIL
- a CDS encoding alpha/beta hydrolase translates to MTKLLQYFQEKVVFLPTPLAKEYQFDFDVPFDEHFWETPYEGLINALHFRVQQPHGIIVYYHGNADNLSRWGNIAKELTSYGYDVLLMDYRGYGKSTGPRSEKVLYADAQFVYDYAREMYGEDRTVVYGRSLGGAFAVKTGADNNPKAVILEAAFYNLQDVVNQWLPGKVTDRVSPKMTYHFLSNRIIKQVSSPLYQFHGTKDRTVPLRSGKKLFELFESAHPHLPKKFIEIGDGHHDDLSKSELYQQELQTILQEKP
- a CDS encoding hemolysin family protein, which encodes MELLIIVLLVLLNGIFSMSEMSLVSSRKFKLENAGKKGSSGAKKALQLSENPTRFLSTVQIGITLIGILLGVYSGENLTTDFQNFLAKIPALEAYSKPLATTGIVVFITYLSILLGELLPKRIAMTFPERIITMVAKPMDLLSKITSPFVWLLSTSNNLILKLLGIKSNSDSIITEEEIKSIVRESAQEGEIEQIEHNIVERVFELGDRKINTLLTHRTAMTFFSVEDSLEEIMAAIRNDKHAAYPVTRGNNLDDILGIVLLKDLFPIDNPETFSLEKYLKQPVYLNENYYAYKVLELFRKQKNHYGIVIDEYGNTVGIVTLDDVLDALVGDTVTEDYFDYRITERDQNSWLADGQFPIVEFLKYFDLDYEFDNRDHYTTMVGLFLSENGGTANVGDKIRIEDLELEIIDKDGQRVDKILITRD
- a CDS encoding alpha/beta hydrolase encodes the protein MNVDVYFILTVVTVAILAIGIFIYLFQHRFFFQPEKLPPDFKFAYEHLNAEEMSVSPESGATISYLHFHVDEPKGVVLYLKGNTKSIKGWGKFAIDFTRLNYEVIMMDYRGFGKSTGRRTSDAMKRDSQFIYNIAKKLFTEDKIIVYGRSLGSGFAARLASKNNPRLLILTSPLYSLQRTIQRYLPFMPAKPFLRYNLPTFHYLKNVRCPIKIIHGSDDRLVPINTAVDLSEINPQLTRLYVILRAGHIDVHQFEEYHRVMEEIFEERKVFIDAEKTSLSYSHRKD
- a CDS encoding glycosyltransferase family 2 protein produces the protein MSQLAIVILNWNGQNWLQKFLPDVVKYSPGADIFVIDNASTDNSVSFLNESFPMVKVVQNEKNFGFAGGYNEGLKNISADIYCLLNSDVEVTENWLQPVLDLFNRDAKIAAIQPKILDYNRRSYFEYAGAAGGMIDNLGYPYCRGRKFENIETDNGQYNDETQIFWASGCCLFVRSEVFWAANGFDERFFAHQEEIDLCWRLQNNGHKIFYTENSTVYHVGGGTLNKQSPQKTFLNMRNNLTMLLKNLPVAQLLWIIPARMILDGFAAFYFLINQGPSHFLAVLRAHFSFYAQIPGTLKLRGEKQISRFFQTKWLIFKHFTGKH